A region of Lycium barbarum isolate Lr01 chromosome 1, ASM1917538v2, whole genome shotgun sequence DNA encodes the following proteins:
- the LOC132603992 gene encoding leucine-rich repeat extensin-like protein 4, whose product MQNFAGHSSCLNKLFYLVVFLILFNASTTNQISNYSYDRFGGPEIENSNSRKLLSYNGDILAINPSLTFENFRLKNAYIALQAWKEVILSDPHNITANWEGSNVCNYTGVFCWPSLDEPNELTVAGIDINHGDIAGKLPHELGLLFDIALIHINSNRFCGTIPESFLNLKLLFELDLSNNRFVGKLPDVVVQLPNLKFLDLRFNEFEGGLSRQIFERSFDALFINNNRFSSELPDNFGNSPVSVMVLANNNFEGCIPVSLGKMTKLNELLLINNNFHSCLPNEIGMLKNLTVLDVSYNQIVGTLPESIGEMESLEQLNLGHNMMSGVISSNICTLPNLKRFVYDHNYFSEESPVCLRLPSFADQDNCLRGRPMQRPALDCQRFLSQKVDCTTFKCALPPPSPTPPPNTCCICLPPPPSPSPTPISPLLPSLPSPSPLPPVEPPSSPPPPPTHCNATPSPPPPSCTPPPTFSPPPPSISPPSPLPPSLPTPTQNSSSPPPPNMPTPLPSPPRCENQTIPTSQDTSPPSP is encoded by the coding sequence ATGCAAAATTTTGCAGGTCATAGTTCTTGCCTAAACAAATTATTCTACCTTGTTGTCTTCCTTATTCTCTTCAATGCATCCACCACTAATCAAATATCTAATTATAGTTACGATCGTTTCGGTGGCCCTGAAATTGAAAACAGTAACAGCAGAAAGCTGTTATCCTACAATGGTGATATTCTTGCCATCAATCCATCACTTACTTTTGAGAATTTTAGGCTAAAGAATGCTTACATTGCATTACAAGCTTGGAAAGAAGTCATTCTCTCTGATCCTCACAATATAACCGCGAATTGGGAAGGATCTAATGTGTGCAACTACACTGGAGTTTTCTGTTGGCCTTCTCTTGATGAGCCAAATGAGCTTACAGTTGCTGGTATCGATATCAACCATGGCGATATAGCTGGTAAACTTCCACATGAATTAGGTTTACTATTTGACATTGCATTGATTCATATAAACTCTAATAGGTTCTGTGGTACAATCCCTGAGagtttcttgaatttaaagcTTCTTTTTGAGTTAGATCTTAGTAATAATCGGTTCGTTGGCAAGCTCCCCGATGTGGTTGTCCAATTGCCTAACTTGAAGTTTCTTGATCTGAGATTCAATGAGTTTGAAGGTGGACTATCAAGGCAAATTTTTGAAAGGAGTTTTGATGCTctattcattaacaacaacagaTTTTCTTCTGAGTTGCCTGATAATTTCGGAAATTCGCCTGTTTCTGTCATGGTTTTGGCAAACAACAATTTTGAGGGATGTATACCTGTTAGTTTAGGCAAAATGACAAAATTGAATGAACTGCTTCTTATAAATAACAATTTTCATTCATGTTTGCCAAATGAGATTGGGATGCTGAAGAATTTGACTGTGTTGGATGTGAGTTATAATCAAATTGTGGGAACTTTACCTGAGAGTATTGGAGAGATGGAGAGCTTGGAGCAGTTGAATTTGGGTCATAATATGATGTCTGGAGTGATTTCTAGCAACATATGTACACTTCCAAATTTGAAGAGATTTGTGTATGATCATAACTACTTTTCAGAAGAGAGTCCAGTTTGTCTAAGATTGCCTTCATTTGCTGATCAAGATAATTGTCTTAGAGGAAGGCCCATGCAGAGACCTGCATTGGATTGCCAGAGATTTTTGTCTCAAAAAGTTGATTGTACTACTTTCAAATGTGCATTGCCACCTCCATCACCTACCCCTCCACCAAACACTTGTTGTATTTGTTTGCCTCCACCACCATCACCATCACCAACCCCAATATCCCCTTTACTACCATCGCTGCCATCACCATCTCCGCTGCCACCTGTCGAGCCGCCATCATCCCCACCACCGCCTCCAACTCATTGCAATGCTACTCCATCGCCGCCACCACCAAGCTGTacgccacctcctacattctctCCACCACCACCAAGCATATCACCGCCGTCCCCATTGCCGCCTTCTTTACCCACACCGACTCAAAACTCTTCTTCACCTCCGCCACCAAACATGCCAACACCACTACCTTCTCCTCCACGGTGTGAAAAtcagacaataccaacaagtcAAGATACGTCTCCTCCTTCACCTTGA
- the LOC132603999 gene encoding B3 domain-containing protein REM5-like: MVTPMDRGYTIDDLPNFLQIYSPEICYSKLKIPSGFLKFFSGDIPPVFLLEVEGPAKRSWRVVREEIQEDFFFKGGWPNFVQDNNLEFGDYLTFSYVGNSNFYVRIYGKYGYMKADLTAIEELELHRLDEENAHATQEEALLADQAPDGSVNSGVSVRLFEVVMKKFNFQKMIFNIPAAFGNKYMKKGQKFEKMATLLTDGANWPVVVRGSDRLKFRKGWREFVRDNDLRVGDVLCFKLIDEENFILKVRIRRNPNLNEV; this comes from the exons ATGGTGACACCAATGGATAGAGGCTATACTATTGATGATCTTCCTAACTTCCTTCAGATTTATAGCCCTGAAATATGCTATTCAAAGCTG AAAATACCATCAGGATTTCTGAAGTTTTTCAGTGGAGATATTCCACCGGTCTTTCTGCTTGAAGTTGAAGGTCCAGCTAAGAGATCTTGGAGGGTTGTTAGAGAAGAGATCCAAGAGGATTTCTTTTTCAAGGGTGGTTGGCCAAACTTCGTACAAGATAATAATTTGGAGTTTGGAGATTATCTGACATTTTCTTATGTTGGAAACTCAAATTTTTACGtaagaatatatggaaaatatGGCTACATGAAGGCGGACCTAACTGCCATCGAGGAGCTTGAATTGCATCGATTGGATGAAGAAAATGCCCATG CGACACAAGAGGAAGCTCTGCTAGCAGATCAAGCGCCTGATGGGTCAGTAAACTCTGGTGTCTCAGTCCGTTTATTCGAAGTCGTCATGAAGAAATTTAACTTTCAGAAAATGATATTT AATATACCGGCTGCATTTGGCAACAAATACATGAAGAAGGgccaaaaatttgaaaaaatggcTACTCTTCTTACTGATGGTGCTAACTGGCCAGTTGTAGTTCGTGGTTCTGATAGACTTAAATTTCGAAAAGGGTGGCGTGAATTTGTACGCGACAATGATTTGCGTGTAGGAGATGTTTTATGTTTTAAGCTAATTGATGAGGAGAATTTCATACTTAAAGTTCGCATTAGGCGCAACCCAAATCTCAATGAAGTATAA